In one window of Tachypleus tridentatus isolate NWPU-2018 chromosome 2, ASM421037v1, whole genome shotgun sequence DNA:
- the LOC143244154 gene encoding ankyrin repeat and MYND domain-containing protein 2-like — protein MARNQSNLTEKEKLLFQKVQEGNDDEVKTLLSSDDVRVDPLDEHGMTPLQHAAYRGNYRLCKLFLDRGADVNSNHHDSSYTALMFAGLAGKLDVVSLLLEHGASTTDVNSVGRNAAQMAAFVGNHDVVTIINNFIPREEVEYFTVTHGLEKEPKLPPELATLLYRFVLKTNIHPVKLALYLQQYRSLLENGKKVLKVLELMCENQIKRSDINEILSLKFHHLGFVFKICEKYYREHKGEKDNPQILEPLIKNWIKGREEDGFPVVLEKLLRQSVREFPFRDSSVFQQLVRTLAPVEIGQEPSAISILGQAINGQRGYEEAVMCSACGEPKAEKRCSICKSAQYCDKSCQKRHWFTHKKQCPKLTTEYKKCEDENQEERNLKKDENDIPENSQTESTSVAPQDDKSVSTKMSEEFSEKCSIKDVSLSVE, from the coding sequence ATGGCTCGCAACCAGTCAAACCTGACCGAAAAGGAAAAACTGTTGTTCCAGAAAGTACAAGAGGGAAATGATGATGAGGTTAAAACATTGCTCAGTAGCGATGACGTGCGTGTTGATCCTCTGGACGAACACGGGATGACGCCTCTACAACATGCAGCTTACAGAGGAAATTACAGGCTGTGCAAGTTATTTCTGGATCGTGGTGCAGATGTTAATTCAAATCATCATGATTCAAGCTACACTGCACTCATGTTTGCTGGCCTAGCTGGTAAACTGGATGTCGTTAGTCTTCTTCTAGAACATGGGGCTTCAACAACCGACGTTAACTCGGTTGGTCGTAACGCTGCCCAGATGGCTGCTTTTGTTGGAAACCATGACGTCGTAAcaatcattaataattttattcccaGAGAAGAAGTGGAGTACTTCACTGTCACCCACGGATTGGAAAAAGAACCAAAGCTTCCTCCCGAATTAGCAACTCTGCTCTACAGGTTTGTCTTAAAGACAAATATCCATCCTGTGAAACTGGCACTGTACCTTCAACAGTATCGGTCTCTTCTTGAAAATGGAAAGAAGGTATTAAAGGTCTTGGAGTTAATGTGTGAGAACCAGATAAAGAGATCAGACATTAATGAGATATTGTCCTTAAAATTTCATCATTTgggttttgtgtttaaaatatgtgaGAAGTACTACAGAGAGCACAAAGGTGAAAAGGACAATCCACAAATTCTGGAGCCTCTTATCAAAAACTGGATAAAAGGGCGAGAAGAAGATGGTTTTCCCGTTGTGCTAGAAAAGTTACTTCGTCAGTCCGTGCGGGAATTTCCTTTTCGTGATAGTTCTGTTTTTCAACAGTTAGTGCGTACACTGGCACCAGTGGAAATTGGACAAGAGCCCAGTGCCATCAGCATCTTGGGTCAAGCCATCAATGGTCAACGAGGTTACGAGGAAGCTGTAATGTGTTCTGCTTGTGGAGAACCAAAGGCAGAAAAACGATGTTCAATATGCAAAAGTGCCCAGTATTGTGATAAGTCATGCCAGAAACGACACTGGTTTACCCACAaaaaacaatgtccaaaattaaCAACAGAGTACAAGAAATGTGAGGATGAGAACCAAGAAGAAAGGAATTTGAAGAAGGATGAAAATGACATACCAGAAAACTCCCAAACCGAATCAACTTCTGTTGCCCCTCAGGATGACAAGAGTGTATCCACTAAGATGTCAGAAGAGTTTTCAGAAAAGTGCAGTATCAAAGACGTCAGTTTGAgtgttgaataa